From the genome of Amycolatopsis sp. NBC_01488, one region includes:
- a CDS encoding DUF1707 SHOCT-like domain-containing protein, whose protein sequence is MSDMLLSDAERQDALDVLEEHVRTGRLDIDEYGTRSAKVTAAKRVSELVPLFDDLPSPRPSALLNGATAPQVPVMSGGSPLANFLTRGAVPIAIILAVAVLILSRGRLLIISIALPMVVAMLAGPRRRR, encoded by the coding sequence GTGAGCGACATGCTGCTGAGCGACGCCGAGCGCCAGGACGCCCTGGACGTCCTCGAAGAGCACGTCCGCACCGGACGTCTCGACATCGACGAGTACGGCACCCGCTCGGCCAAGGTCACCGCGGCCAAGCGGGTCAGCGAGCTCGTCCCGCTGTTCGACGACCTGCCATCGCCGCGGCCGAGCGCCCTGCTCAACGGCGCCACCGCGCCGCAGGTGCCGGTCATGTCCGGGGGGAGCCCGCTGGCGAACTTCCTGACCCGTGGTGCGGTCCCGATCGCGATCATCCTCGCGGTCGCGGTGCTCATCCTGTCCCGCGGCAGGCTGCTGATCATCTCGATCGCGCTGCCGATGGTGGTCGCGATGCTCGCGGGGCCCCGCCGCCGGCGCTGA
- a CDS encoding sensor histidine kinase codes for MAGPIFTVVGLAGLAACVIWGPGVRGATLVVVVAAAMWVPLLIPLFPHRRTHPWLAAGYYAGVLAAATVLVTRDDTFMGFASFGYPLAFVLFPARWGFFAVAATATLPLLAANADSRSPAWVLVLSMAGPLLYAAWFVGAESEQRRKANVRLEAALEENADLHARLVAQAREAGVLDERQRMAREIHDTLAQGLTGIVTQLEAAEGPDRERRLDRVRSLARDSLGEARRAVQALRPEPLAEAQLPEALSRLARRVSETSGVAVRVETTGDARPLLPDLEETLYRVAQEALANAEKHAKASRIGLTLSYADDLVLLDVVDDGVGFGPGDQGDGTGFGLEAMRQRVRRVAGTLAIESAPGSGTAISAQVPAL; via the coding sequence GTGGCGGGCCCGATCTTCACCGTCGTCGGCCTCGCCGGGCTCGCCGCGTGCGTGATCTGGGGACCCGGAGTCCGGGGCGCCACGCTGGTCGTCGTGGTGGCGGCGGCGATGTGGGTGCCGCTGCTGATCCCGCTGTTCCCGCACCGGCGGACGCACCCCTGGCTCGCCGCCGGCTACTACGCCGGGGTGCTCGCGGCCGCGACCGTGCTGGTGACGCGCGACGACACGTTCATGGGCTTCGCGTCCTTCGGCTACCCGCTCGCCTTCGTGCTCTTCCCGGCGCGCTGGGGGTTCTTCGCGGTGGCGGCGACGGCGACGCTGCCGCTGCTGGCCGCGAACGCGGATTCGCGCAGCCCGGCCTGGGTCCTGGTCCTGTCGATGGCCGGGCCGCTGCTGTACGCCGCGTGGTTCGTCGGCGCGGAGAGCGAGCAGCGGCGCAAGGCGAACGTCCGGCTGGAAGCCGCGCTCGAGGAGAACGCGGACCTGCACGCGCGGCTGGTGGCCCAGGCGCGGGAAGCCGGCGTGCTCGACGAGCGGCAGCGGATGGCCCGCGAAATCCACGACACGCTGGCCCAGGGCCTGACCGGGATCGTCACCCAGCTGGAGGCCGCCGAGGGCCCGGACCGGGAGCGGCGGCTGGACCGGGTTCGGTCGCTCGCCCGCGACAGCCTCGGCGAAGCACGTCGCGCGGTACAGGCTTTGCGGCCGGAGCCGCTCGCCGAAGCCCAGCTGCCGGAAGCGCTTTCCCGGCTGGCCCGGCGCGTCTCCGAGACGTCCGGGGTCGCGGTCCGGGTGGAGACGACCGGGGACGCCCGGCCCCTGCTGCCCGACCTGGAGGAGACGCTCTACCGCGTTGCCCAGGAGGCGCTGGCGAACGCGGAGAAGCACGCGAAGGCGTCGCGGATCGGGCTGACACTGTCCTATGCGGACGATCTGGTGCTGCTCGACGTCGTCGACGACGGCGTCGGCTTCGGCCCCGGCGACCAGGGCGACGGCACCGGGTTCGGGCTGGAGGCGATGCGGCAGCGCGTCCGGCGGGTGGCGGGGACGCTGGCGATCGAAAGCGCGCCGGGCAGCGGCACCGCCATCAGCGCCCAGGTTCCGGCCCTCTGA
- a CDS encoding GNAT family N-acetyltransferase produces MEPVEINAGTYYLRQLRADRHIDDRPLLMEAFADPTHRKYVLNYRLRTLDEATEYVALRAAQWAGDERCSWAIAEPTSGRLLGEVGLRELDLASSYAEATVWVHPAERGKGIATTALNAALRFGFGGLGLTEVSYRYEESNQASAIVAERCGFTLVGPEADRAPTGERLIRWHRTS; encoded by the coding sequence GTGGAACCGGTGGAGATCAACGCGGGCACGTACTACCTGCGCCAGCTGCGCGCCGACCGGCACATCGACGACCGGCCGCTGCTCATGGAGGCGTTCGCCGACCCGACGCACCGCAAGTACGTGCTGAACTACCGCTTGCGCACCCTCGACGAGGCCACGGAGTACGTCGCGCTGCGAGCGGCCCAGTGGGCGGGCGACGAGCGCTGCTCGTGGGCGATCGCCGAGCCGACGTCAGGCCGGCTGCTGGGCGAAGTGGGCCTGCGCGAGCTGGACCTCGCCTCGTCGTACGCGGAGGCAACGGTCTGGGTCCACCCCGCCGAGCGCGGCAAGGGCATCGCGACGACGGCGTTGAACGCGGCCCTGCGCTTCGGCTTCGGCGGTTTGGGCCTGACAGAGGTTTCGTACCGCTACGAGGAGAGCAACCAGGCATCGGCGATCGTGGCAGAGCGCTGCGGGTTCACATTGGTGGGCCCGGAGGCGGACCGAGCCCCGACCGGCGAGCGGTTGATCCGCTGGCACCGCACGAGCTGA